Proteins encoded together in one Penicillium digitatum chromosome 1, complete sequence window:
- a CDS encoding Alanine racemase family protein, putative, with protein MTANTPPEPQAMTPATPARVSTLLSNLTAVRARVNTAVLQSPIPSKPIRLVAVSKLKPASDALALHQAPGAQLHFGENYLQELLEKSRLLPATIKWHFIGGLQSNKCVTLARDVRGLWAVESVDSEKKAKLLDKGWSERGSAMAATNHEEDGKLRIYIQINTSGEENKAGVEPAGAAALCRYVREQCPRLQLQGLMTIGAIARSQVTTVENENEDFVCLRETRDRVVKELGLVGDEAGLELSMGMSSDFEGAIALGSDQVRVGTTIFGDRPPKAEASVV; from the coding sequence ATGACAGCCAACACACCACCCGAACCCCAAGCAATGACCCCAGCAACACCAGCGCGCGTCAGCACACTCCTCTCAAACCTAACCGCTGTACGTGCGCGAGTGAATACCGCTGTCCTCCAATCCCCGATTCCTAGTAAACCAATCCGACTCGTCGCCGTCTCTAAACTCAAGCCCGCATCCGACGCCCTAGCCCTGCACCAAGCTCCAGGGGCGCAACTCCACTTCGGAGAGAACTACCTTCAAGAACTACTCGAGAAATCGCGGCTGCTACCCGCAACCATCAAATGGCACTTCATCGGTGGGCTGCAGAGCAACAAGTGTGTGACGCTTGCACGGGACGTGCGCGGGCTGTGGGCAGTCGAGAGCGTGGACTCGGAGAAGAAGGCGAAACTGCTGGATAAAGGTTGGAGCGAGAGGGGTTCTGCGATGGCAGCTACCAACCACGAGGAGGATGGGAAGCTGCGGATCTATATCCAGATCAATACGTCTGGCGAGGAGAATAAGGCTGGTGTTGAGCCTGCTGGGGCGGCGGCGCTCTGTCGATATGTTCGTGAGCAGTGTCCCCGGCTTCAGTTGCAGGGTCTCATGACTATTGGAGCTATTGCCAGATCGCAGGTGACGACGGTGGAGAATGAGAATGAGGATTTTGTTTGTTTGAGGGAGACGAGGGATCGGGTAGTAAAGGAGCTTGGATTGGTTGGGGATGAGGCTGGGTTGGAACTAAGTATGGGGATGAGCTCCGATTTTGAAGGGGCGATCGCTCTTGGTAGTGATCAGGTTCGCGTTGGGACTACGATCTTTGGGGATCGACCGCCCAAGGCGGAGGCCAGTGTCGTTTGA
- a CDS encoding C4-dicarboxylate transporter/malic acid transport protein, putative — protein MAGEPDIPRYMRSPGEDGYRTPTIEDAERALSTFGAVEEYPGGGVCGAHSTALEAAMQLASSRATVDTNPDKKAGACREYNGLSLFGLKPTVSGELSWKKRIRHVTWAYFTLTMATGGLANVLYQVPFRFKGLDSVGIAVFLLNIALYLIIWALLLVRFYHYPYTFKASFRHPTESLFVPASIVSFGTILINVSQYGPENTGPWLMRAVCILFWIDATLAVIFSAGIYLLLWSTQTFTIAQMTPIWIFPAYPMLIIGPHAGILSAKLEPSRSLRVIIGGMTIQGVGFLVSLMVYSAFIYRLMTQKLPRENIRPGMFVSVGPSGFTVAGLVNMAAGAKRSFPADFMGNGALAADVFKIVANFSCLWLWGLAIFFFIVASAAHWSAIGHGRMVFSMTWFSFVFPNTALITATFAIGRAFSCKPIEIVGCAAILPLLLMYFFVCYMMVRASLTRQILWPQKGEDRDEGGFEIHRVKPVAAAEVLGHI, from the exons ATGGCGGGCGAACCTGATATACCTCGGTACATGCGAAGTCCTGGCGAAGACGGGTACCGAACGCCAACGATAGAAGATGCTGAGCGGGCTCTCTCAACTTTTGGAGCCGTTGAAGAGTACCCCGGTGGCGGAGTTTGCGGTGCTCATTCGACTGCCTTGGAGGCTGCAATGCAGCTAGCATCGTCGCGGGCTACTGTAGATACAAACCCGGATAAGAAAGCCGGTGCGTGCCGGGAGTATAACGGGCTGAGCCTGTTTGGGCTCAAACCCACGGTTTCTGGCGAGTTGAGCTGGAAGAAACGCATTCGCCATGTTACGTGGGCTTATTTTACGTTGACGATGGCTACGGGTGGGCTGGCCAATGTCTTATATCAAG TTCCATTTCGATTCAAGGGCTTGGATTCGGTTGGGATCGCTGTCTTCCTGCTCAACATTGCTTTGTATCTCATCATCTGGGCTCTCCTGCTTGTTCGGTTCTATCATTATCCGTATACATTCAAGGCGTCATTCAGGCATCCAACAGAATCACTCTTCGTGCCCGCATCGATAGTATCCTTCGGCACAATTTTAATCAACGTGTCGCAATACGGGCCCGAAAATACAGGTCCGTGGTTGATGCGCGCAGTCTGTATTTTATTTTGGATCGATGCCACTCTGGCTGTGATATTCTCGGCTGGCATCTACCTTCTCCTTTGGTCGACGCAGACATTCACCATCGCGCAGATGACTCCTATCTGGATTTTTCCTGCTTATCCAATGCTCATCATTGGCCCACATGCTGGGATCCTCAGTGCAAAGCTGGAACCGTCTCGTTCTCTACGGGTTATAATTGGCGGCATGACTATCCAGGGAGTTGGATTTTTGGTTTCGTTGATGGTTTACTCGGCCTTCATTTACCGACTGATGACGCAGAAGCTCCCGCGGGAAAATATCCGTCCTGGCATGTTTGTTTCTGTGGGACCGAGCGGGTTTACGGTTGCCGGGCTGGTGAATATGGCGGCTGGGGCGAAGAGGTCGTTTCCGGCTGATTTCATGGGCAATGGGGCGCTGGCTGCCGATGTGTTTAAGATTGTTGCTAATTTTTCATGTCTTTGGCTTTGGGG GTTGgccatcttttttttcattgtTGCAAGCGCAGCACATTGGTCGGCTATTGGGCATGGGCGTATGGTCTTTTCTATGACCTGGTTCTCATTTGTCTTTCCTAATACCGCCTTGATTACCGCTACCTTTGCTATTGGCAGGGCATTCTCCTGTAAGCCTATTGAAATCGTTGGGTGTGCGGCGATACTACCGTTGCTGCTGATGTACTTCTTTGTGTGCTACATGATGGTTCGGGCCAGTTTGACGAGGCAGATCCTGTGGCCTCAGAAAGGCGAGGATAGAGACGAGGGTGGGTTCGAGATTCATCGGGTTAAACCGGTTGCCGCCGCAGAAGTATTAGGGCATATATAG
- a CDS encoding Succinyl-CoA synthetase beta subunit, putative — translation MFKLARGRPVVAAFKAATQPSIQSRLALQKRNLSIHEYLSARLLKSYGVGVPNGEVANTAEEAEAIAKSIGGGDLVIKAQVLAGGRGKGQFDNGLKGGVRVIYSPTEAKMFAGQMIGHKLVTKQTGAGGRICNSVYICERKFARREFYLAVLLDRTTRGPVIVSSSQGGMDIEAVAKESPDAITTTPIDIHVGVTDEIARTIATDLGFSEQCIEEAKSTIQNLYKCFMERDATQLEINPLSETSDHQVLAMDAKLGFDDNAEFRQKEAFSWRDVSQEDADEVKAAEHGLNFIKLDGDIGCLVNGAGLAMATMDIIKLNGGAPANFLDVGGGATPAAIKSAFELITSDPKVSAVFVNIFGGIVRCDAIAQGLINVVQEMNLRTPIVARLQGTNMEQAHKLINDSGLKIFSIEDLQNAAEKSVQFSKVVKMAREIDVGVEFTLGI, via the exons ATGTTCAAGCTTGCTCGCGGTAGACCCGTTGTAGCGGCCTTTAAAGCTGCGACA CAACCCTCCATTCAGAGCAGACTCGCTTTGCAGAAGCGCAACCTTTCTATCCACGAGTACCTTTCCGCAAGGCTCCTTAAGTCG TACGGTGTCGGTGTCCCCAATGGTGAGGTCGCCAATACTGCCGAAGAGGCCGAGGCTATTGCCAAGTCCATCG GTGGTGGTGATCTCGTTATCAAGGCTCAGGTCCTCGCCGGTGGCCGTGGTAAGGGTCAATTCGACAATGGTCTCAAGGGTGGTGTCCGTGTCATTTACTC TCCCACCGAGGCCAAGATGTTCGCTGGCCAGATGATCGGTCACAAGCTCGTTACCAAGCAGACCGGCGCTGGCGGCCGTATCTGCAACTCGGTCTACATTTGTGAGCGCAAGTTCGCCCGCCGTGAATTTTACCTCGCTGTTCTCCTTGACCGTACCACCCGTGGTCCCGTCATCGTTTCATCCTCCCAGGGTGGTATGGATATCGAGGCCGTCGCCAAGGAGAGCCCCGACGCTATCACCACCACCCCCATCGATATCCACGTCGGTGTGACTGATGAGATCGCCCGTACCATCGCCACCGACCTTGGTTTCTCTGAGCAGTGCATCGAGGAGGCCAAGTCCACTATCCAGAACCTCTACAAGTGCTTCATGGAGCGCGATGCTACCCAGCTCGAGATCAACCCCCTGTCTGAGACCTCCGATCACCAGGTCTTGGCTATGGACGCTAAGCTTGGATTTGACGACAACGCCGAGTTCCGTCAGAAGGAAGCCTTCTCGTGGCGCGATGTTTCCCAGGAGGATGCCGACGAGGTCAAGGCCGCTGA GCACGGTCTTAACTTCATCAAGCTTGATGGTGACATCGGCTGCCTTG TCAACGGTGCCGGTCTTGCCATGGCCACCATGGATATCATCAAGCTTAACGGCGGTGCCCCCGCTAACTTCCTCGATGTCGGCGGTGGTGCCACCCCCGCTGCCATCAAGAGCGCCTTCGAGCTGATTACCAGCGATCCCAAGGTGTCCGCCGTCTTTGTTAACATCTTCGGTGGTATCGTCCGCTGTGACGCCATTGCCCAGGGTTTGATCAACGTTGTTCAGGAGATGAACCTGCGCACTCCTATCGTCGCCCGTCTGCAGGGTACCAACATGGAGCAGGCCCACAAGCTG ATCAACGACTCCGGCCTTAAGATCTTCTCCATCGAGGACCTCCAGAACGCTGCCGAGAAGTCTGTCCAGTTCTCCAAGGTCGTCAAGATGGCCCGCGAGATCGACGTCGGTGTTGAATTCACCCTCGGTATCTAA
- a CDS encoding Histone deacetylase HosB translates to MEYKLPSTQEDPPIGDNGVKNNNTDEAHKELIDSLNRLTLATATPLPSSPGFPPVPSYAPSRSVRATRPVPATPQQPNQSVRAVSLQSNQPVRSVSRMAGSVSVRDERRGSIVQLQKRKSAVSLRSVSQPLKASSPTPDPSRRTSSISAGSPATATSPAMHLARLVSSPAPEAPILTASSIAAEHFSKELELHRSGGVSTKTAVVVHDDCYGHRYSQLAAPKRTIESIVERPERIRACAVGISAAYVLLGSRYAEDLALKPRSRLNKPDVPFQIIRTDRKVHLSDAAVTNVHGTQWMSELKWMGDHAESRLIADGNELARKRMAEGDGLGTNGPALNAGDLYLCSESVNAFEGALGGICEGVDLVFKSGPIQRAFVCIRPPGHHCSANFPSGFCWVNNVHVGISHAATTHGLTHAAILDFDLHHGDGSQDIAYDHNSKLLNKTQRADLAGVNAAKFKEYQDAPPYTKAAIGYYSLHDVNSFPCENGERDKVMGASLCVDAHNQSIWNVHLEKWADLDGFWKLYETKYNALLIKARSFLRQRTIDLNQERQENPSAPPPKAAIFISAGFDASEWEGDGMQRHGVNVPTEFYARFTADIIRMSQEEGLGVEGRVISVLEGGYSDRALSSGVLSHLSGLSEKSAVKSEWWSPDNLSELDAIIAAPTPSKGRKKSAATYLTATKSFAAKIVAPGRDRKSTEDFDANIVAAPLPEVSWEVATGELSKLIIPDGRQTLSCRPAELNRQRREQSAQNGGLDLLIGVEKGRQLRSRKSKESTPMPTTSRPATPLPATPRRQPHKGPKTTVAATTLPAASCEASPSVGASRRKSISQTRAGTPHRAVSPLNLPPVPHISTSVGGVRGGPRIILNMPARGTRS, encoded by the coding sequence ATGGAATACAAGCTCCCCTCCACTCAGGAGGACCCGCCAATAGGGGACAATGGCGTTAAGAACAACAATACCGATGAGGCGCATAAGGAATTAATCGATTCTCTGAATCGCCTGACTTTGGCGACAGCGACTCCATTGCCTTCATCACCTGGTTTTCCCCCTGTGCCTTCCTATGCCCCCTCTAGATCTGTTCGAGCCACTCGACCTGTACCTGCTACTCCTCAGCAGCCTAACCAATCTGTTCGAGCTGTCTCTTTACAATCAAATCAGCCTGTGCGATCTGTCTCACGAATGGCCGGTTCTGTTTCTGTTCGAGACGAACGACGTGGGTCAATTGTACAACTACAAAAGCGCAAGTCCGCTGTATCTCTTCGTTCGGTCTCACAACCGCTCAAAGCATCATCTCCAACTCCTGACCCTTCACGCCGCACATCATCTATCTCTGCGGGGTCTCCAGCCACTGCAACATCGCCCGCGATGCATCTCGCACGGCTTGTCTCCAGCCCGGCTCCAGAGGCTCCAATTCTGACTGCTTCGTCTATCGCTGCTGAGCACTTCTCAAAAGAGCTTGAACTACACCGATCTGGTGGTGTCAGTACGAAAACTGCTGTTGTTGTCCATGACGACTGTTATGGCCATCGTTACTCCCAGCTAGCAGCGCCGAAACGAACTATCGAGAGCATTGTCGAACGACCGGAGCGCATACGCGCCTGCGCTGTAGGCATCTCTGCAGCGTATGTTCTCCTCGGGTCCCGATATGCGGAAGATCTCGCACTTAAACCAAGGTCGAGATTGAACAAGCCTGATGTTCCTTTTCAAATTATCAGGACTGATCGCAAGGTGCATTTGTCCGATGCTGCTGTGACGAACGTTCATGGAACCCAATGGATGTCAGAATTGAAATGGATGGGGGACCATGCAGAGTCCCGACTCATCGCAGATGGAAACGAACTGGCCAGAAAACGGATGGCAGAAGGTGACGGCCTCGGGACGAATGGTCCCGCTCTGAATGCCGGCGACCTCTACTTATGCTCAGAGTCTGTGAATGCCTTTGAAGGAGCGCTAGGGGGGATCTGCGAGGGCGTGGATCTTGTTTTCAAGTCTGGTCCAATCCAGCGTGCATTCGTCTGCATTCGGCCTCCCGGGCACCATTGTTCAGCTAACTTCCCTTCCGGCTTTTGCTGGGTCAACAACGTTCATGTCGGAATTTCACACGCAGCAACCACCCACGGTCTTACCCACGCGGCCATTCTTGACTTCGATCTTCACCATGGTGATGGGTCTCAGGACATTGCATACGATCACAACTCCAAATTACTTAACAAAACACAACGGGCCGACTTGGCTGGAGTCAATGCCGCAAAATTCAAGGAATATCAAGATGCTCCTCCATACACCAAAGCAGCAATTGGCTACTACAGCTTGCATGATGTGAACTCTTTTCCTTGCGAGAATGGCGAACGCGACAAAGTCATGGGTGCCAGCCTCTGTGTCGATGCACACAATCAGTCTATTTGGAACGTTCATCTCGAAAAATGGGCCGATCTCGACGGGTTCTGGAAATTGTACGAGACAAAATACAACGCACTGCTCATCAAAGCCCGGTCATTCCTTCGCCAACGCACGATCGACCTCAACCAGGAACGACAAGAAAATCCAAGTGCTCCACCGCCCAAGGCAGCAATCTTTATCTCGGCCGGGTTTGATGCCAGCGAGTGGGAAGGCGACGGCATGCAACGCCACGGTGTGAATGTACCGACTGAATTCTACGCCAGGTTCACCGCGGATATCATCCGCATGTCGCAAGAGGAGGGCCTCGGTGTGGAAGGGCGCGTCATCAGCGTCCTGGAGGGCGGCTACAGTGACCGCGCGTTGTCCTCCGGTGTGCTCAGTCATCTGTCAGGTCTGAGTGAGAAATCAGCGGTCAAAAGTGAGTGGTGGTCTCCAGATAATCTGAGTGAATTAGATGCCATCATAGCGGCTCCAACGCCCAGCAAAGGGCGCAAGAAGAGTGCCGCCACCTACCTGACAGCCACCAAATCCTTCGCAGCAAAGATCGTCGCGCCCGGGAGAGACCGGAAGTCCACCGAGGACTTCGATGCCAACATCGTCGCTGCCCCTTTGCCAGAAGTGAGTTGGGAAGTGGCCACGGGTGAGCTCTCGAAACTCATCATCCCCGATGGCCGCCAGACCCTGAGCTGCCGGCCGGCGGAGCTGAACCGCCAGCGGCGAGAGCAGAGCGCACAAAATGGAGGTCTCGATCTCCTCATCGGCGTCGAGAAGGGGCGCCAGCTGCGCTCGCGCAAGTCTAAGGAGTCGACCCCCATGCCCACCACTTCTCGCCCTGCCACCCCTCTCCCTGCCACCCCACGACGCCAGCCCCACAAGGGCCCGAAGACCACCGTTGCCGCCACAACCCTCCCCGCTGCCTCATGCGAGGCTTCCCCGTCTGTAGGTGCCTCCCGTCGAAAGAGCATCAGTCAGACGCGCGCGGGAACTCCACACCGGGCTGTCAGCCCCCTGAACCTCCCCCCAGttccacacatctcgactTCCGTGGGGGGAGTCAGGGGCGGCCCCCGGATAATTCTCAACATGCCAGCGCGGGGAACCCGGTCGTGA
- a CDS encoding Histone deacetylase HosB: protein MCRQYFTLYEWCQCEEDAGNSVCAAHRRNGCPGVSVETVHMHCFCNSHATHGFKSEKETRKKENKMRRRSEDSFGEKDSLGRRWYQWYQWRGLRSR from the coding sequence ATGTGCCGTCAATATTTTACACTCTACGAATGGTGTCAATGTGAAGAAGACGCCGGCAACAGCGTCTGTGCCGCCCACCGTCGGAACGGCTGCCCCGGTGTCAGCGTTGAAACCGTTCACATGCACTGCTTCTGCAACTCGCATGCCACGCATGGCTTCAAGTCTGAGAAGGAGACCCGCAAAAAGGAGAACAAGATGCGCCGCCGATCAGAAGATTCCTTTGGTGAGAAAGATTCTTTGGGGCGCCGTTGGTATCAGTGGTATCAATGGCGGGGTCTGCGGTCGCGTTGA
- a CDS encoding AP-2 adaptor complex subunit alpha, putative, translated as MSSMRGLVQFIADLRNARARELEEKRVNKELANIRQKFKSGSLNGYQKKKYVCKLLYVYIQGYDVDFGHLEAVNLVSSPKYSEKQIGYLAVTLLLHEEHELLHLVVNSIRKDLLDHNELNNCLALHAVANVGGKELGEALGSEVHRLLISPTSKAFVKKKAALTLLRLYRKYPGIVRNEWAERIISIMDDPDMGVTLSVTSLVMALAQDLPEEYKGCYVKAAQRLKRIVVDNEIAPDYLYYRVPCPWIQVKFLRLLQYYPPSQDSHVREIIRESLSQMMLAAMETPKNVQQNNAQNAILFEAINLLIHLDSEHNLMMQISTRLGKYIQSRETNVRYLGLDALTHFAARAETLDPIKKHQNIILGSLRDRDISVRRKGLDLLYSMCDTSNAGPIVNELLRYLQTADYAIREEMVLKVAILTEKYAADAQWYIDMTLKLLSLAGEHVNDEVWQRVIQIVTNNEELQAYAAHTLLGYMKSDCHESLVKIGCYVLGEYGHLIAENAGSSPIEQFMALQAKMFSSSDNARAMILSSFVKFVNLFPEIKPQLLQIFRLYSHSPDSELQQRAFEYLSLATLPTDNLLRTVCDEMPPFSERTSILLSRLHQKTAGASEKKTWVIGGKDANADKQEMLLAQNTGLKRTFTTIVNGTRTGSVSNPASPASAPNAVSASGDLAGLDLSGPSAPAPNMASAAHLTPEWDIGYNRLFFLREGVLFEDAQIQVGLRSEYRGPMGVVKVYISNKSTYPIGSLTTTIDNPASPQLKIDTRNLPEPTIPAAGQTQQTLFCTAHGPFTEAPTIRISYLAGALQAYTLQLPVLMHRYMESSSLSAEEFFKRWRQIGGGPLESQKTFGLLGKSKTANEKFTRRIVEGFAFKILDGVDPNSQNIVGCAVYQFEGGKTGCLLRLEPNYEKKMYRVTVRATQEEVPQSLVRQMQVKLAQGMRADEVFD; from the exons ATGTCGTCCATGCGAGGGCTTGTGCAGTTCATTGCTGATCTGCGGAATGCCCGCGCTAGAGAGCTCGAAGAGAAGCGCGTGAATAAGGAGCTCGCCAACATTCGGCAGAAGTTCAAGTCTGGAAGTCTGAATGGTtaccagaagaagaaatacGTTTGCAAATTGCTCTACGTTTACATTCAGGGTTACGATGTGGACTTCGGCCATCTCGAGGCTGTTAACTTGGTCTCATCGCCCAAGTACTCCGAGAAGCAGATCGGATACTTGGCTGTCACATTGCTTTTGCACGAAGAACATGAGTTGCTTCATTTGGTTGTCAACAGTATTCGGAAGGATCTGCTCGATCATAATGAATTGAATAACTGCCTGGCCCTGCATGCCGTCGCGAATGTCGGCGGTAAAGAGCTTGGAGAAGCACTCGGCTCTGAGGTTCACAGGCTGCTTATTTCGCC AACCTCCAAAGCTTTCGTCAAAAAGAAGGCTGCTTTAACGTTACTTCGGTTGTACCGCAAATACCCCGGCATCGTGCGAAACGAATGGGCCGAAAGAATCATATCGATCATGGATGACCCTGACATGGGAGTAACGCTCTCTGTCACCTCTTTGGTCATGGCACTAGCTCAGGACTTGCCAGAGGAATACAAAGGCTGTTATGTCAAGGCTGCGCAGCGGTTGAAGCGGATCGTGGTTGACAACGAAATCGCACCGgactacctctactaccgcGTACCGTGTCCATGGATTCAGGTTAAGTTCTTGCGCCTGTTACAATATTATCCTCCATCAC AGGACAGCCATGTTCGCGAGATTATTAGAGAGTCTCTCTCTCAGATGATGCTAGCTGCAATGGAAACACCCAAGAACGTCCAGCAGAACAATGCCCAAAACGCCATTCTCTTCGAAGCCATCAACCTCCTCATCCACCTCGACTCTGAGCACAATCTCATGATGCAAATCTCCACCCGCTTAGGCAAATACATTCAATCTCGGGAGACCAACGTTCGATACCTTGGTCTGGATGCGCTGACCCATTTCGCCGCTCGAGCTGAAACCCTTGACCCGATTAAAAAGCACCAGAACATCATCCTGGGCTCGCTTCGAGACCGCGATATCAGTGTTCGTCGCAAAGGATTGGACCTGTTGTACAGTATGTGTGATACCAGTAATGCCGGCCCCATTGTCAACGAGCTTCTGCGATACCTGCAGACCGCCGATTATGCCATTCGAGAGGAAATGGTACTCAAGGTCGCCATTCTGACCGAGAAATATGCCGCCGATGCACAGTGGTACATCGATATGACATTAAAATTGCTCTCATTGGCAGGTGAACATGTCAACGACGAAGTATGGCAACGAGTGATTCAGATCGTGACCAACAACGAAGAACTACAAGCCTATGCAGCACACACCTTGCTGGGCTACATGAAGTCCGATTGCCATGAAAGCTTGGTGAAAATCGGCTGCTACGTCTTGGGCGAGTACGGCCACCTCATCGCCGAAAATGCAGGCTCAAGCCCAATTGAGCAATTTATGGCCCTACAGGCCAAGATGTTCTCCAGCTCCGACAACGCGCGCGCCATGATTCTTTCGTCCTTCGTCAAGTTCGTGAATTTGTTCCCCGAAATCAAACCCCAGCTCTTGCAAATCTTTCGCCTGTACAGCCATTCTCCCGATTCCGAACTGCAGCAACGAGCATTTGAGTACCTGTCGCTGGCTACTCTCCCGACCGACAATCTGCTGCGAACGGTCTGTGATGAGATGCCGCCCTTCTCGGAGCGAACCTCCATTCTACTTTCTCGGCTGCACCAGAAGACAGCCGGTGCAAGTGAGAAGAAGACCTGGGTTATCGGTGGAAAGGATGCGAATGCGGATAAGCAGGAAATGCTCTTGGCACAGAACACCGGTCTCAAGCGCACCTTCACGACAATCGTTAATGGCACACGCACTGGATCCGTTAGTAATCCAGCCAGCCCAGCAAGCGCACCCAATGCAGTCAGTGCATCGGGCGACTTGGCAGGCCTGGATCTCAGCGGCCCATCAGCCCCAGCCCCCAACATGGCCAGTGCCGCTCATCTTACCCCAGAATGGGACATCGGCTACAACCGACTGTTCTTCTTGCGTGAGGGTGTGCTCTTCGAAGATGCACAGATCCAAGTCGGACTGCGCTCGGAGTACCGCGGTCCTATGGGTGTCGTGAAAGTTTACATCTCGAACAAGTCCACGTACCCCATCGGGTCTCTTACCACTACCATCGATAACCCGGCCTCCCCTCAATTGAAGATCGACACGAGgaacctgcccgaaccaaCCATCCCGGCTGCCGGACAGACGCAGCAGACTCTGTTCTGCACTGCGCACGGCCCCTTCACAGAGGCGCCTACCATCCGTATTTCATACTTGGCCGGTGCTCTCCAGGCTTACACACTCCAGTTGCCTGTCCTGATGCACCGTTACATGGAATCCTCGTCTCTTTCGGCCGAGGAATTCTTTAAGCGATGGCGCCAGATTGGCGGTGGACCGCTGGAATCCCAAAAGACCTTTGGCTTGCTAGGTAAAAGCAAGACAGCCAACGAGAAATTCACTCGGAGGATTGTCGAGGGATTCGCATTCAAGATTCTGGATGGGGTCGATCCAAACTCTCAAAACATTGTTGGTTGTGCTGTGTACCAATTCGAGGGAGGTAAGACCGGCTGTCTGCTGCGGCTGGAGCCCAACTACGAGAAGAAG ATGTACCGTGTCACAGTTCGTGCGACCCAAGAAGAGGTCCCGCAGTCACTGGTTAGACAGATGCAAGTGAAGCTGGCGCAGGGCATGAGAGCAGACGAAGTCTTTGATTAG
- a CDS encoding Succinyl-CoA synthetase beta subunit, putative — MSGITDIRRSVLITGCSPGGIGNSLAREFNRNGLRVLATARDAASISDLADLGIETLSLTVDDPENVKSCFADVEKRLGDQGLDYLVNNAGRNYTVPAMEVELSEVRQTFETNLFAVITMCQTFLPLLIKAKGTIVQIGSVAGIIPYVFGSVYNASKAALHSFSDTLRVELAPFGVHVTTIVTGGVQSRIARTDRALQPGSLYSPIETEFLTRLKHSQHNAMPNDAYARSVVSQVLYGSAPWRWLWPWARGRKAWIWEGRASWLIWMLSGGWAWSGLFGRVMTKMFKLWKIKNASGK; from the exons ATGTCGGGAATAACAGACATTCGCAGATCGGTGCTCATCACGGG ATGTTCTCCAGGCGGAATTGGCAATTCCCTTGCGCGCGAGTTCAACCGAAATGGACTACGCGTGCTGGCCACCGCTCGTGATGCGGCGAGCATCTCTGATCTGGCAGACCTCGGTATTGAAACCTTGAGCCTTACAGTTGATGATCCGGAGAACGTGAAATCGTGTTTTGCGGATGTCGAAAAGAGGCTCGGAGACCAAGGTCTTGATTATCTTGTTAATAATGC TGGTCGGA ATTATACCGTCCCAGCGATGGAAGTAGAGCTCTCCGAGGTTCGCCAAACGTTTGAGACCAACCTTTTCGCGGTCATTACAATGTGCCAGACTTTCCTGCCCTTACTTATCAAGGCGAAGGGTACTATTGTACAAATTGGATCCGTCGCTGGG ATCATCCCATATGTATTCGGTTCTGTCTACAACGCCTCTAAAGCAGCACTGCACTCGTTTAGTGACACGCTTCGCGTGGAGCTGGCACCATTTGG CGTCCATGTTACAACCATTGTTACCGGCGGTGTTCAATCGCGCATTGCACGTACCGACCGTGCTCTGCAGCCGGGTTCCTTGTATTCCCCTATCGAAACTGAGTTTCTTACTCGTTTGAAGCATAGCCAGCACAACGCTATGCCGAATGATGCCTATGCTCGCAGTGTCGTTTCTCAAGTGTTGTATGGCTCAGCTCCATGGCGCTGGTTGTGGCCGTGGGCTCGTGGTCGCAAGGCCTGGATCTGGGAAGGTCGTGCTAGCTGGTTGATCTGGATGTTGTCGGGAGGCTGGGCTTGGTCGGGGCTGTTTGGTCGGGTCATGACTAAAATGTTTAAGCTGTGGAAGATCAAAAATGCCTCGGGCAAAtaa
- a CDS encoding copper resistance protein Crd2 translates to MVHPTITCCKITKDGSCVCAAQAKCSCGQQSALHCSCNRASSENVVSGPRCSCRSRPAGQCTCERSVTENQTITGETCACGSRPQASCTCEKAAAFDSALEVDFTGAVLIHLPHTHTQPPCFPRNFHEAGNTSPDTPHGQCPIIESPA, encoded by the exons ATGGTCCACCCCACTATTACCTGCTGCAAGATCACCAAAGACGGCTCCTGCGTCTGCGCCGCCCAGGCCAAGTGCTCCTGTGGCCAGCAGAGCGCCCTCCACTGCAGCTGCAATAGAGCTTCTTCCGAGAACGTTGTTTCTGGTCCCCGCTGCTCATGCC GCTCTCGTCCAGCTGGCCAATGCACCTGTGAGCGCTCCGTCACCGAGAACCAGACTATCACTGGTGAGACTTGTGCCTGTGGCAGCCGTCCTCAGG CTTCTTGCACTTGCGAGAAGGCCGCTGCCTTTGACTCTGCCCTTGAAGTTGACTTCACCG GCGCTGTTCT AATTCATCTCCCTCACACCCACACCCAACCCCCCTGTTTTCCCAGAAACTTCCACGAGGCCGGAAATACATCACCTGACACGCCGCACGGCCAATGCCCCATAATCGAATCGCCAGCATAA